A genomic stretch from Bacteroidota bacterium includes:
- a CDS encoding tetratricopeptide repeat protein, protein MFKKCVFNRGGPLVIIIWTIIIALLFQPLTGAFAQVKGVCEERLKEAEKKFYDGFFDEAITLLNQCLKEPNIAQQERAKAHELLAKVYLGKDYLDQAENALKKLLELVPTYSANPERDTPTFVALVDKVKAEQPKPPEPVEKKEDKGAWYTNTWVLVGAGAAVAGGVAVLLLTGKKETEKVNPLPGPPSLP, encoded by the coding sequence ATGTTTAAGAAATGTGTTTTTAATCGTGGTGGTCCATTAGTAATTATTATTTGGACAATAATTATCGCTCTGTTGTTTCAACCTCTTACCGGAGCGTTTGCTCAGGTAAAGGGAGTATGTGAGGAGAGGTTGAAAGAAGCAGAGAAAAAATTTTACGACGGCTTTTTTGATGAAGCGATAACCCTGCTGAATCAATGCCTTAAAGAACCAAATATTGCTCAACAGGAGAGGGCAAAAGCGCACGAACTTTTAGCTAAAGTTTACTTAGGTAAAGATTATCTCGACCAAGCGGAGAATGCGCTTAAAAAATTGTTAGAATTAGTTCCCACTTATTCAGCTAATCCGGAAAGGGATACGCCAACATTTGTTGCCTTGGTTGATAAAGTAAAAGCTGAACAACCCAAGCCACCTGAACCTGTTGAGAAAAAAGAGGATAAAGGTGCTTGGTACACAAATACATGGGTGTTGGTTGGTGCCGGTGCGGCAGTTGCTGGCGGAGTTGCTGTGTTGCTTCTTACCGGCAAAAAGGAAACCGAAAAGGTCAACCCACTTCCCGGTCCACCCAGTTTACCATAA
- a CDS encoding carboxypeptidase-like regulatory domain-containing protein: protein MKNIYFILAITMVFGILFFGCKKDQGTEPLGPITISGFVKDYFGMPVSGAAVIIPGKSAVTTTAAGTFSIPNVTVPYDISVVVSTGKVAMIYKGLSRPDPKLLYLYFSGTSKSAAITGSVPVAIGKTSKIYFVSGSYFSSTTADPTTGAYSFYGYWYDTSSTSNAKLFFLRYSTDGTGIPTIFDGYASKSLSVQNGASYTSQNFPTSDIVDPPDVTVSGVVSMPTGFSLSSRRLYIIFDNAKISLRSDPTPITSTSFDYAVPNIAGVQFGIRASAYKTSTPSDIGTSFTKLGINAGSTNVNVTLESSPRLALPPNNSPNIDYNSEFTWSQGTGDGVNLVQINSSISNNPVYYIFTRESNLKIPDFSTHGLGLPPNTTYSWYVYRYLPIPSTDYAASNTFVKWLREMTSDFGYSYSESFTFTTKP from the coding sequence ATGAAAAATATATATTTTATATTAGCTATAACCATGGTTTTTGGCATTTTGTTTTTTGGATGCAAAAAAGATCAAGGGACAGAACCCCTCGGACCAATTACTATAAGTGGTTTTGTCAAGGATTACTTTGGTATGCCGGTCAGTGGAGCTGCCGTCATCATACCTGGCAAGTCAGCTGTAACAACAACCGCCGCAGGAACATTCTCGATACCAAACGTGACTGTTCCGTATGATATATCGGTTGTAGTAAGCACGGGAAAAGTTGCCATGATATATAAGGGCTTGAGTCGCCCCGACCCCAAACTTCTTTATCTCTATTTCTCTGGGACATCAAAAAGTGCAGCAATTACTGGTTCGGTACCAGTTGCAATAGGTAAAACATCTAAAATTTATTTTGTAAGTGGCAGCTATTTTTCCTCCACTACAGCCGACCCCACAACCGGTGCTTATTCGTTTTACGGCTATTGGTATGATACTTCCAGCACATCAAATGCTAAATTATTCTTCTTAAGATATTCGACTGACGGGACTGGCATACCGACTATCTTTGATGGCTATGCCTCCAAATCTCTTTCAGTACAAAATGGCGCGTCATACACAAGTCAAAACTTTCCTACTTCAGATATTGTTGACCCACCGGATGTAACGGTTTCAGGCGTGGTAAGTATGCCAACGGGTTTTTCACTTTCATCACGCCGCCTTTACATTATTTTCGACAACGCTAAAATTTCATTACGGAGTGACCCTACACCAATTACATCTACTAGCTTTGATTATGCCGTCCCGAACATCGCTGGCGTTCAATTCGGGATCCGGGCATCTGCCTATAAGACTAGTACGCCTTCCGATATTGGCACCTCTTTCACCAAACTAGGAATAAACGCCGGGTCAACAAATGTAAATGTTACTCTCGAGTCTTCGCCCCGGTTAGCGTTGCCCCCGAATAACTCTCCAAATATAGATTATAATTCAGAGTTTACATGGAGTCAAGGTACGGGTGACGGTGTAAATCTTGTCCAAATTAATTCTTCAATTTCTAACAATCCAGTATATTATATCTTTACAAGAGAATCGAATTTAAAGATACCGGATTTTTCGACACATGGTTTAGGGTTACCCCCAAATACGACTTATTCCTGGTATGTTTATCGGTACTTACCGATACCCTCTACTGATTACGCAGCATCGAATACATTCGTCAAGTGGTTGAGAGAGATGACCTCCGATTTCGGTTATTCTTATTCCGAATCATTTACTTTTACAACTAAACCATAA
- a CDS encoding PEGA domain-containing protein produces MIVIIILGILTGIVTGIYFYKRRKVTVKLSTDEFNLLTRRYFGNYELRSFFVRGDFNTTYEAFDTEKNKTVVIRVLLKKLIYNDNVVQQFQFKAEMLKYLAERFPGNLFLQNIRFGTTYVDDEPRPFIVTDLIHGVSLAEVLEKQNRLSTNDAIKIISQVAKAVSSAHSQRIWIRDLAPGNIILSLDDSGNLVATLANIGVPFKNLPSDEAVQFKQGYYSPEDKRGESVNEQSDVYALAALTFRILEGYDLSYRNEGEPWSGITSVLENALMNDPHKRPSSIDNFLKSINSILTFKSNVKDIRWSVLIPQILKGHTTVKVKSSGQETIARSAPKRGVGIPMSKQTKEKVSHSLLTGLATAIIFWFGKKIESLLSSPKKAIRVAAISIVALVAGLWYFVFSPDKTTISVITEPPGAVVTVNDAPSGKNTPLEKLTVDVGKLLIKVQKKDFFAAETSIVLSEGQHAELSFKLKPSGIFSISVMPPDAIVVVDKDTIPPFQLATVERSIGKHRILVFHPIYGEKSEEVDLKQGENKNLRYNLAPSGVAAMVERLIINSEPSGASVFIGEMEIGRTPYRDSLIQPGYHKIKIVVGPDFEDYEQVVRIIGNKPVTIEAKLSPAGIINITTQPTGIQVNMDGKEIGATPVTNQKVASGRHKFKLQKDGFKDFDTILNISQKHTYTITKSLSLVISRLKLRAKPYGSIYIDNQLKKSDTDVLLNLEVQPGTRRIKITHPKYGTWEKSVNIKPDESLDILVDFDKICNLTITAFDDAGSPLLAEIFVDDKSEGKQTPAQIKVRSGLHKIEVRLDGYTLVDGAKNINFEKDSDQPLKFTMKKVK; encoded by the coding sequence TTGATAGTTATAATAATATTGGGAATTTTAACCGGAATTGTTACTGGGATATATTTTTATAAACGTCGAAAAGTTACGGTTAAACTCTCTACCGACGAATTCAATCTTTTAACGCGGCGATACTTTGGAAATTACGAATTACGTTCGTTTTTCGTCAGGGGCGATTTTAACACTACCTATGAGGCATTCGATACCGAAAAAAATAAAACGGTAGTAATTCGTGTGCTGCTTAAAAAACTCATCTACAACGATAATGTTGTTCAGCAATTCCAATTTAAAGCTGAGATGCTAAAATATTTAGCAGAGCGGTTTCCCGGAAATTTATTCCTACAAAATATTCGTTTCGGTACCACATACGTTGACGATGAACCGCGCCCATTCATCGTAACTGATTTGATACACGGCGTTTCATTAGCTGAAGTTCTCGAAAAACAAAACCGCCTTTCCACCAACGATGCAATTAAAATAATCAGCCAGGTTGCAAAAGCAGTCTCTTCTGCACATAGTCAGAGAATATGGATACGCGATTTAGCGCCCGGAAACATTATCTTAAGTTTAGATGACAGCGGGAATTTAGTGGCGACACTCGCCAACATCGGAGTCCCATTTAAAAATCTCCCTTCCGACGAAGCCGTACAATTCAAGCAAGGTTACTATTCTCCCGAAGACAAACGCGGAGAATCAGTTAACGAACAATCCGACGTTTACGCACTTGCTGCTTTAACATTTAGAATATTGGAAGGGTACGACCTCTCGTATCGGAACGAAGGTGAGCCGTGGTCGGGAATTACCTCAGTGCTGGAAAATGCTTTAATGAATGATCCACACAAACGTCCGTCTTCAATTGATAATTTTTTAAAATCCATAAATTCTATTCTCACTTTTAAATCGAATGTTAAAGATATTCGATGGAGTGTCCTTATTCCACAAATTCTAAAAGGACATACAACAGTAAAGGTAAAATCGTCAGGACAGGAAACAATTGCAAGGTCAGCCCCTAAACGCGGAGTTGGTATTCCAATGTCCAAGCAGACCAAAGAAAAAGTGTCTCATTCTTTACTAACCGGTTTAGCGACTGCCATTATTTTCTGGTTTGGTAAAAAAATAGAATCGCTACTGTCAAGCCCTAAAAAAGCTATAAGAGTAGCGGCAATTAGTATTGTGGCATTAGTAGCCGGTTTGTGGTATTTTGTTTTTTCACCCGATAAAACCACAATATCAGTTATTACAGAACCACCGGGAGCTGTTGTTACTGTAAACGACGCACCAAGTGGAAAAAACACACCTTTAGAGAAACTTACTGTCGATGTTGGCAAATTATTAATAAAAGTTCAGAAGAAAGATTTCTTCGCAGCCGAAACTTCTATCGTTTTAAGTGAAGGTCAACATGCAGAGTTGAGTTTTAAACTAAAACCGTCTGGAATATTTTCGATTTCCGTGATGCCTCCCGATGCAATTGTAGTTGTTGATAAAGACACAATTCCACCTTTCCAACTTGCGACTGTTGAACGATCAATCGGGAAACATCGGATTTTAGTATTCCATCCTATTTATGGTGAAAAATCGGAAGAGGTCGACTTAAAGCAGGGAGAAAATAAAAACCTCCGATATAATCTGGCGCCTTCAGGTGTGGCTGCTATGGTTGAAAGATTAATAATTAATTCCGAACCCTCAGGAGCTTCGGTATTTATTGGCGAAATGGAAATCGGGCGCACACCATACAGAGATAGTCTGATACAGCCGGGTTATCACAAAATTAAAATCGTTGTTGGACCTGACTTTGAAGATTACGAACAGGTCGTAAGAATAATTGGCAATAAGCCGGTAACAATCGAAGCTAAATTATCGCCCGCAGGGATTATTAATATAACAACTCAGCCAACCGGAATTCAAGTAAATATGGACGGAAAAGAGATTGGTGCTACACCTGTTACAAACCAGAAGGTTGCATCGGGCAGACATAAATTTAAATTGCAAAAAGATGGATTTAAAGATTTCGATACAATTCTTAACATCTCACAAAAACACACTTACACTATTACCAAAAGCTTAAGTTTGGTGATATCGAGATTGAAACTGCGTGCAAAACCCTATGGCTCAATTTATATTGACAATCAACTAAAGAAGTCGGACACAGATGTCCTGTTAAATTTAGAAGTGCAGCCCGGAACACGTAGAATAAAAATTACTCATCCAAAATATGGGACATGGGAAAAATCAGTTAACATAAAGCCGGATGAATCACTCGACATTCTAGTCGATTTTGATAAAATCTGTAACTTAACAATCACTGCTTTTGACGATGCAGGAAGTCCGCTCCTTGCAGAAATATTTGTAGATGATAAATCTGAGGGTAAACAAACACCGGCTCAAATTAAAGTGAGGAGCGGTTTGCACAAAATTGAAGTTCGTTTGGATGGTTACACACTCGTTGATGGTGCAAAGAATATAAATTTTGAAAAGGATTCTGATCAACCATTAAAATTCACAATGAAAAAAGTAAAGTAA
- a CDS encoding type VI secretion system baseplate subunit TssG: protein MMDEIEKIEIPLQIASLEDLLPIGLLDKDESAGTSNAVKALRIIERLIQDAGLNSMEHSRYALLQSFPRLFADRDEQSQTFETLHENIPDYVRQYTAALCPEWYLNFISSLSDDQAEVFLKNYVHAHETWGHPEGIATLVRTMLESSTQFPVPVVVKELEYQERPIPDELQSKLGVKDNHSIIGKDFVIGKKFKSRPKYYNIIIGPINVRTLEKFQEAGWAEEANASKKLYQLVEFAEPFYFHARIQIILETSGFVLGRASLGKDRLGIVESEFEEYVDTLFGVEN from the coding sequence ATGATGGATGAGATAGAAAAAATAGAAATACCACTTCAGATTGCTTCGCTTGAAGACCTGCTGCCAATCGGACTGCTCGATAAAGATGAATCCGCAGGAACTTCAAATGCCGTAAAAGCTCTGCGTATAATTGAACGACTCATACAAGATGCGGGCTTGAACAGTATGGAGCATTCACGTTATGCGCTTTTACAATCTTTTCCTCGTCTGTTTGCAGATAGAGACGAGCAATCGCAAACCTTCGAGACGCTGCACGAGAATATTCCCGATTATGTTCGTCAATACACCGCAGCGTTATGTCCTGAATGGTACTTAAATTTCATCTCATCTCTATCCGATGACCAAGCTGAAGTGTTTTTAAAAAATTATGTTCACGCACATGAAACTTGGGGACATCCGGAAGGAATTGCAACACTTGTTCGCACGATGTTAGAAAGCTCAACTCAGTTTCCTGTCCCCGTCGTGGTGAAGGAATTAGAATATCAGGAGCGCCCCATTCCCGATGAACTTCAATCTAAATTAGGTGTGAAGGATAATCATTCAATAATCGGAAAGGATTTTGTAATTGGGAAAAAATTCAAGTCGCGTCCTAAGTATTACAACATCATAATCGGACCTATAAATGTTAGAACACTTGAAAAATTTCAGGAAGCAGGTTGGGCTGAGGAAGCAAATGCAAGTAAAAAGCTCTACCAGCTTGTAGAATTTGCTGAGCCGTTTTATTTTCACGCACGTATCCAAATTATATTAGAAACAAGCGGGTTTGTTTTGGGACGCGCTTCTCTTGGAAAAGATCGTTTGGGCATCGTTGAAAGTGAATTTGAAGAATATGTTGATACTTTATTCGGAGTTGAAAACTGA
- a CDS encoding S8 family serine peptidase → MIENLTSVLTNNTNVIYAEPHGYGAPDSDPNDQHFSKQWALKNTGEGGGTIDADIDADEAWDITTGSSDIKIGIIDDGMQTDHPDFIGRVTGDLGDNSRHGTVVAGIAAAQGNNNIGIAGVAWNVGIINEDFGNYTDAEFTDAVRSASQRGSHVINNSWRLIPTGRYSQTVRLAFADAYKLNIVATASMGNQYVNVIQYPAAFGQGIITVGATTNDNEKAEYSSTGNWIDVVAPGGVGPGEDVPPVLQRQIYSTVPNSSYDYVGGGTSWATPHVTGIAALMLSYKPNLYNDDIENIVQLSAEDKGPIGFDEEYGYGRVNARRALDLLRYPYLLNHYTHTGGTVYSSTGQYNMFLFGLDPATGLPDGEYKVRRHEVRANVTFPSIFNIKVWGRGVATKGWNVEEVVQNVKRNFTLGFCESVSGTATSLSATMRTYLYELWDVSGTTYYGYFPTTPSDVIYAYTVLGSTIPPFANIIGKDTLNEYESWQYSVNIIGGSGNYLYQWYRKDDGASNWIARGFQQTQVETMFTQNFSLKCEVHDNILNFDTSATKYVIRYYEAPTIPQNLTVSRIKRIFSGYVFYSPKLTWKRSMGPLVGYKVYKKENEYSEFAHYATTTDTFYTDFAVEMADTGSGLTNLFYYVTAYNNNSESNPSNTVGVGCLNCRTYELKLAASDDNPTQYELYVNYPNPFNPKTQVRYAIPENVFVNLRVYDMLGRQIATLVNEYQEAGYKSIDFDATNLPSGFYIYKLTAGKYVSVKKMLLVI, encoded by the coding sequence ATGATAGAAAATCTTACTTCAGTTCTTACAAACAATACTAACGTTATTTATGCAGAACCACATGGTTACGGTGCGCCGGATTCTGATCCTAATGACCAGCATTTCAGTAAACAATGGGCTTTAAAAAATACTGGCGAAGGCGGAGGTACTATTGACGCTGACATTGATGCTGATGAAGCATGGGATATAACAACAGGATCAAGCGACATAAAAATTGGTATTATTGATGATGGTATGCAAACCGATCATCCAGATTTTATTGGAAGGGTTACAGGAGACCTTGGAGATAACAGTCGTCATGGTACTGTTGTTGCCGGTATAGCTGCAGCACAAGGGAACAATAACATTGGTATTGCTGGAGTTGCATGGAACGTGGGTATTATCAACGAAGATTTCGGAAATTATACTGATGCAGAATTTACTGATGCAGTTCGTAGTGCGTCTCAGCGTGGTTCCCATGTAATTAACAATAGCTGGAGGTTAATACCTACCGGAAGATATTCGCAAACGGTTCGTTTAGCATTTGCTGATGCTTACAAGTTAAATATAGTGGCAACTGCTTCAATGGGGAATCAGTATGTTAATGTGATTCAATACCCTGCTGCATTCGGTCAAGGCATAATCACAGTTGGGGCAACAACAAATGATAATGAAAAAGCCGAATATTCAAGTACAGGAAATTGGATTGATGTTGTTGCCCCGGGTGGAGTAGGCCCTGGTGAAGATGTGCCTCCAGTACTACAACGACAAATTTATTCCACTGTACCTAACAGTTCTTACGACTATGTTGGTGGAGGCACTTCTTGGGCAACCCCTCATGTAACCGGCATTGCTGCTTTGATGCTTTCTTACAAACCAAATCTTTATAACGATGACATCGAAAATATTGTTCAACTTTCAGCTGAGGATAAAGGGCCGATTGGATTTGATGAAGAGTATGGCTACGGTCGTGTCAACGCCCGTAGAGCACTTGATCTTTTACGCTATCCGTATTTATTAAACCACTACACTCATACTGGAGGTACGGTTTACTCATCAACGGGGCAATATAATATGTTTCTATTTGGTCTTGATCCAGCTACGGGTCTTCCTGATGGTGAGTATAAAGTTAGGCGTCATGAGGTACGAGCAAATGTTACATTCCCTTCAATCTTTAATATAAAAGTGTGGGGGCGCGGCGTTGCAACAAAGGGCTGGAACGTTGAAGAAGTTGTCCAGAACGTAAAAAGAAACTTTACACTAGGATTTTGCGAGTCCGTTTCTGGAACTGCCACTTCATTGAGCGCAACAATGCGGACATACTTATATGAGCTTTGGGATGTTTCTGGCACAACGTATTACGGATATTTTCCTACAACTCCTTCAGACGTAATTTATGCTTATACAGTATTAGGGTCTACTATACCACCATTCGCTAATATTATAGGAAAAGATACATTGAATGAATATGAATCTTGGCAATACTCGGTCAATATTATAGGTGGTTCGGGAAATTATTTATACCAATGGTATCGCAAAGATGATGGAGCGTCGAATTGGATAGCTCGAGGTTTTCAGCAAACACAGGTTGAAACAATGTTCACACAAAATTTTTCGCTGAAGTGTGAAGTCCACGATAATATCCTGAACTTTGATACATCTGCAACTAAGTATGTAATTCGTTATTATGAAGCTCCAACAATACCTCAAAATCTAACAGTAAGCAGGATTAAGAGAATTTTTTCTGGTTATGTATTTTATTCACCCAAGTTAACATGGAAACGCAGCATGGGTCCTCTCGTGGGTTATAAAGTTTATAAAAAGGAAAATGAATATAGTGAATTTGCACATTATGCCACTACAACTGACACATTCTATACTGATTTCGCAGTTGAGATGGCAGATACAGGCTCAGGTTTAACAAATCTCTTTTATTATGTAACAGCGTATAATAATAATTCTGAGTCTAATCCATCGAACACCGTCGGTGTTGGTTGCTTAAACTGCCGGACTTATGAGCTAAAACTGGCAGCGTCAGACGACAATCCAACACAATATGAACTTTATGTAAATTATCCTAATCCGTTTAATCCAAAAACACAAGTAAGGTATGCAATTCCGGAAAATGTTTTCGTTAATCTTAGGGTTTATGATATGCTTGGTCGGCAGATTGCAACTTTAGTAAATGAATATCAAGAAGCCGGATATAAGTCAATCGATTTCGACGCCACAAACTTACCTAGCGGTTTTTATATCTATAAGTTAACGGCCGGAAAATATGTTAGCGTTAAGAAAATGTTGTTGGTCATATAG